Part of the Streptomyces europaeiscabiei genome is shown below.
GTTCCTGGGCCTGCTGAACAACGTCACACCGCTGCTGCACATCCCGGATGCCTGGCAGCAGATCCTTTACGGGGGCATTCTGCTGGTGGCCGTCGGGGCCTACGCGTCGCTCGAGCGTGCCCGTAACCGCGGCATCCGCACAGCCTGACAACCCATTGCGCTCGCACTGGAGCACAACGTGCACTGGAGAACAACGGTGACCTACGAGATCAACACGCTGATCCCCGGGCGGACCTTCGTGGAGGCGCCCCGCTGGCACGAGAACCGGGTCTGGTTCTCCGAGCTGCACACATGCAGCGTCATGTCGGCCAGGGGAGACGGCTCCGACCTTCGCGTCGAGGCGATCGTTCCCGCACAGCCGTCCGGACTGGCCTGGCTGCCGGACGGCAGACTGCTCGTGGCGTCGATGCAAGATCGCACGTTGTTGCGTCGCGAGGCCGACGGCAGCATGGCGGTGCACGCGGACCTGAGCGGTCATGTCAACGGCTTCTGCAACGAAGTCATCGTCGACCGGCACGGCCGGGCCTATGTCGGCGACTTCGGGTTCGACCTGGACAACCGGGCCCCGATGGCGCCGGGCTCCCTCCACCGGATCGACCCGGACGGCCGGATCACCGAGGTCGCCACCGACCTCTGGTTCCCGAACGGCTGCGTACTCACCGAAGACAACGTCTTCATCGTCAACGAAACCTTCGGGAACCGCATCTCCGCCTTCGACCTGACCGACGACGGGCGGCTCGTCAATCACCGGGTATGGGCCGAGTTCGGTCCACTGCCCAGCACGACGGAGTTCGCCGAGGCCCAGGCGGAGTTCCTCGTGTGCCCTGACGGCATGTGCGTCGATGCCGAGGGTGCGCTGTGGATCGCCGACCTCGGTTCCGAGAAACTCCTGCGCCTGCGTGAAGGGGGCGAGGTGATCGATGAGATTGTGCCCGGCATGATGCCCTTCTCGTCCGTCATCGGAGGAGAAGACGGCCACACCATGTTCATCTGCGCCGCGCCCGACTTCGACCAGGAGGAACGTCGGATCACGACCGAGGCGAGGATCCTGACGACGCGCGTGTCGGTGGGGATGGCAACGGGGAAGATGGAGCCGGCCGGCTGAAGTCAGGTAGTTCGCGTCGTGCTGCGTCGCCCCGCACCAGGCGACGGGTCCGGGCGTGTGTCGAAAGTGGATCTTGTCCGTGAGGGGTCTTGATTCGTGGTGCATACAGATCTCACCGACGAACAATGGGCGCAGTGCTGGAGTCGCTGTTGCCGAACGGACGGAAGCCCGGTCGGCCACCGATATGACGTCGGCGACAGCTGATCGATCCGACCAGGCTATTGCCGAGAGTGCCAGGTCGGTCACTGAAGGTGCCCTGAACGCACCTCCCAAGGCAGGGACTCACCGATCCTGGGAGGAAATTGACCCCTCTTCGCTGGGCGTTCGTTGAGGTTCACTGGCTGCGGCACACCCCAAGCCCTCGCAAAGGATCGACTCGGTATGCACTTCATCAACATCGCCGCACCCGTGGCTCGCACCGGCGCCCGTCGCATCAGGCTGGCGACAGCGTCTCTGGTCTCCGCAGCGATGCTCACCTTGTTCTCGGCGGGTGCCGCGCAGGCGCACCACGGGTTCGACGACTTCGACACCGATCGCCTCTACTACATCTCGGGTACCGTCTCCCAGGTCCGCTGGGGCGAGCCGCACTCCTACTTCAACGTGACCATCGACAGCGATCTCCCCGCTGACACCCCCGAGCGCGATCTGCCCGAGGGACTGCGGGACGCCGCCGACAGCGACCCGATCAATGCCGCACCGTCCTACAGCGGGTCTCAGGACGAGCTGGAGGTCACCATCGCGCCACCGAGCTTCACGGGCATGTGGGGCCTGGACCGCGAGCTCGAAGACGGCGAGCGGATCGAAGCCGTCGGTTACGTCGGCAGGAGTCACACCGACGAGTTCCGTCCGGTCGTGTTCTGGTACGAAGAGGGGAAGCCTGTCAATCAGGTGCTCAACGAGGAACTCCCGGCGAGGCCGCTGCCGGTCCCGTATCCGGAAGGCGACGCACCTGCCGCCGACGCCGACCAGGATTCCCCGTCGGCCGCAGCGGACTCCGAGGGCACGTCACCGACCGTGGTGTGGGCCACGCTCGGTGGCGTACTGGTCGCCGTTATCGCAGGTGGAGTCTTCTACCTGCGACGACGCTCGCCCCGAGAGTGACGGCGCCAGTCATGGACAACATCTTCTCCTGGCTGGAGGACAACTGGTTCTCCGAGGCCGTCCGTGGCACGGCCTACCTGTACCCGATGCTCGAAAGCGTCCACATCATCGGCATCGCCCTCCTCATAGGGCCGGCCGCGGCATTCGATCTCCGGCTGCTGGGGCTCGGCCGGCGGACTCTGCGGGTGACGACCGCGGCCGACTACCTGCT
Proteins encoded:
- a CDS encoding SMP-30/gluconolactonase/LRE family protein; this translates as MHWRTTVTYEINTLIPGRTFVEAPRWHENRVWFSELHTCSVMSARGDGSDLRVEAIVPAQPSGLAWLPDGRLLVASMQDRTLLRREADGSMAVHADLSGHVNGFCNEVIVDRHGRAYVGDFGFDLDNRAPMAPGSLHRIDPDGRITEVATDLWFPNGCVLTEDNVFIVNETFGNRISAFDLTDDGRLVNHRVWAEFGPLPSTTEFAEAQAEFLVCPDGMCVDAEGALWIADLGSEKLLRLREGGEVIDEIVPGMMPFSSVIGGEDGHTMFICAAPDFDQEERRITTEARILTTRVSVGMATGKMEPAG
- a CDS encoding DUF6152 family protein, which produces MHFINIAAPVARTGARRIRLATASLVSAAMLTLFSAGAAQAHHGFDDFDTDRLYYISGTVSQVRWGEPHSYFNVTIDSDLPADTPERDLPEGLRDAADSDPINAAPSYSGSQDELEVTIAPPSFTGMWGLDRELEDGERIEAVGYVGRSHTDEFRPVVFWYEEGKPVNQVLNEELPARPLPVPYPEGDAPAADADQDSPSAAADSEGTSPTVVWATLGGVLVAVIAGGVFYLRRRSPRE